In Campylobacter sp. 2014D-0216, the following proteins share a genomic window:
- the hisC gene encoding histidinol-phosphate transaminase, with product MQFNPFLKAIKTYESGKDIDLIAKEYGLNEVIKLASNENPYGVSPKAKRAIIDHAHLAYLYPDDTMSELKQALAKRYNILNENIIIGSGSDQIIEYIVHAKLDHSKAYLQCGVSFAMYEIYAKQLGVKVYKTPSLTHDLNELGELYQKHKNEIKVIFLCLPNNPLGECLDANAVFEFLENIDDDCLVAIDGAYNEFAAFKDDKKRIDPKELINKFQNTIYLGTFSKLYGLGGMRVGYGIACKEIIDVFCKLRAPFNVTNLSLKAAVAALNDDEFVQKTLENNFSQMRLYEDFAQKYQIKYIPSYTNFITYFFDKKNSTDLSEKLLKNGIIIRNLQSYGLNAVRISIGTAYENSRFFEEFSKNF from the coding sequence TTTAATCGCTAAAGAATATGGCTTAAATGAGGTGATTAAGCTAGCTAGTAATGAAAATCCCTATGGGGTTAGTCCTAAGGCTAAAAGGGCTATTATAGATCATGCGCACTTGGCTTATTTATATCCTGATGATACTATGAGTGAGTTAAAACAAGCCTTGGCAAAACGTTACAACATCTTAAATGAAAACATCATTATAGGCAGTGGAAGCGATCAAATCATAGAATACATTGTGCATGCAAAATTAGATCATTCTAAAGCATATTTGCAATGTGGGGTTAGTTTTGCTATGTATGAAATTTATGCGAAACAATTAGGGGTTAAAGTGTATAAAACTCCAAGTTTAACCCATGATTTAAACGAGCTTGGTGAGCTATACCAAAAACATAAAAATGAAATAAAAGTGATTTTTTTATGTTTACCAAATAATCCTTTAGGAGAATGTCTAGATGCAAATGCAGTTTTTGAATTTTTAGAAAATATTGATGATGATTGTTTGGTAGCAATTGATGGGGCATATAATGAATTTGCTGCATTTAAAGATGATAAAAAGCGTATTGATCCTAAAGAATTAATTAATAAATTTCAAAATACTATATACCTAGGAACTTTTTCAAAGCTTTATGGTTTAGGCGGTATGAGAGTGGGTTATGGTATAGCTTGCAAAGAGATTATTGATGTATTTTGTAAACTAAGAGCACCTTTTAATGTAACGAATTTAAGTTTAAAGGCCGCTGTTGCTGCGCTTAATGATGATGAGTTTGTACAAAAAACCTTAGAGAATAATTTTTCACAAATGCGATTATATGAAGATTTTGCTCAAAAATATCAAATCAAATATATACCAAGTTATACAAATTTTATCACATATTTTTTTGATAAAAAAAATAGTACAGATTTATCTGAAAAATTGCTTAAAAACGGTATAATAATAAGAAATTTACAAAGTTATGGTCTAAATGCTGTGCGTATAAGCATAGGTACAGCGTATGAAAATTCAAGGTTTTTTGAAGAGTTTTCTAAAAATTTTTAG